A region of Sugiyamaella lignohabitans strain CBS 10342 chromosome A, complete sequence DNA encodes the following proteins:
- the PRI1 gene encoding DNA primase subunit PRI1 (Subunit of DNA primase; DNA primase is required for DNA synthesis and double-strand break repair; GO_component: GO:0005658 - alpha DNA polymerase:primase complex [Evidence IDA] [PMID 22593576]; GO_component: GO:0005658 - alpha DNA polymerase:primase complex [Evidence IDA] [PMID 3888995]; GO_component: GO:0043596 - nuclear replication fork [Evidence IDA] [PMID 16103218]; GO_component: GO:1990077 - primosome complex [Evidence IEA]; GO_function: GO:0005524 - ATP binding [Evidence IEA]; GO_function: GO:0003896 - DNA primase activity [Evidence IEA]; GO_function: GO:0003896 - DNA primase activity [Evidence IDA] [PMID 2644256]; GO_function: GO:0003896 - DNA primase activity [Evidence IDA] [PMID 3061469]; GO_function: GO:0003896 - DNA primase activity [Evidence IDA] [PMID 3888995]; GO_function: GO:0003896 - DNA primase activity [Evidence IGI,IMP] [PMID 8436268]; GO_function: GO:0003899 - DNA-directed RNA polymerase activity [Evidence IEA]; GO_function: GO:0046872 - metal ion binding [Evidence IEA]; GO_function: GO:0000166 - nucleotide binding [Evidence IEA]; GO_function: GO:0016779 - nucleotidyltransferase activity [Evidence IEA]; GO_function: GO:0003697 - single-stranded DNA binding [Evidence IDA] [PMID 20404922]; GO_function: GO:0016740 - transferase activity [Evidence IEA]; GO_process: GO:0006260 - DNA replication [Evidence IEA]; GO_process: GO:0006260 - DNA replication [Evidence IMP] [PMID 2023935]; GO_process: GO:0006270 - DNA replication initiation [Evidence IC] [PMID 3888995]; GO_process: GO:0006269 - DNA replication, synthesis of RNA primer [Evidence IEA,IEA]; GO_process: GO:0006269 - DNA replication, synthesis of RNA primer [Evidence IDA] [PMID 2644256]; GO_process: GO:0006273 - lagging strand elongation [Evidence IC] [PMID 3888995]) — protein MPSVDFTFANHKVDPEVLTQYYQRLFPARYLFQWLNHSPVPSSDFTNREFAFTLFKDEKYIRYLSYPNADAFKKDLLKMTPSRFEIGPEYNSNPRDRRLVNKNNFKTLSKELVFDIDLTDYDGIRTCCSDKNICELCWNFITFSIHVLDETLREDFGFEHILWVYSGRRGAHAWVCDKRARELDDKARKAMIGYLNIAKGTRGKVIDAKRPFHPYVSRMFDVATKDFTQHILLDQDPWRTPEDAEKLLKRIPDLNLKDALKKKWGFSDISSSTKWKDIDEVAKSGNIKTLNANSLLEAKKDIILEYMYPRLDVNVSVHMNHLLKSPFCVHPGTGRVCVPITDPDTFDASSVPTLNELLEELSTSTSTDSNAHAYESTSLKPYIDFFGKFVNNLMKAEQQHAKRGRENDLSF, from the coding sequence ATGCCTTCAGTTGACTTCACTTTTGCAAATCATAAAGTTGATCCAGAGGTTCTGACACAATACTACCAACGGCTCTTTCCAGCCAGATATCTCTTTCAGTGGCTTAACCATTCACCTGTACCGTCAAGTGACTTTACAAATCGTGAGTTTGCATTCACGCTCTTTAAAGATGAGAAATACATTCGATATCTATCTTATCCAAATGCCGATGCTTTTAAGAAAGACCTCTTGAAAATGACACCCAGTCGTTTTGAAATTGGTCCCGAATATAACTCGAATCCAAGGGATCGGAGACTGGTGAATAAAAACAACTTCAAGACGCTATCAAAGGAATTGGTATTTGATATCGATTTGACAGATTATGATGGTATTCGTACATGTTGTAGCGACAAGAATATTTGCGAGCTCTGTTGGAACTTTATTACTTTTTCCATTCATGTTCTGGATGAGACCTTAAGAGAAGATTTCGGGTTTGAACATATCCTATGGGTCTATTCTGGCCGTAGAGGTGCACACGCATGGGTCTGTGATAAACGGGCTCGTGAACTGGACGACAAAGCTAGGAAAGCTATGATTGGATATTTGAATATAGCGAAAGGAACGCGTGGCAAAGTTATTGATGCTAAACGTCCTTTTCACCCATATGTTAGCCGAATGTTTGATGTGGCTACTAAAGATTTTACTCAGCATATCCTTCTAGACCAGGATCCTTGGAGAACGCCTGAAGACGCTGAAAAGCTTTTAAAAAGAATCCCGGATCTTAATTTAAAAGATGCactcaaaaagaaatgggGCTTTTCTGATATTTCGAGCAGCACAAAATGGAAAGATATCGACGAAGTGGCAAAATCTGGTAATATTAAAACATTAAATGCCAATTCCCTGCTGGAAGCAAAAAAGGATATCATCCTTGAGTATATGTATCCTAGATTGGATGTCAATGTCTCAGTTCACATGAACCATTTACTGAAATCACCCTTTTGTGTGCATCCTGGAACGGGGCGTGTATGTGTGCCCATCACAGACCCTGATACATTTGATGCGTCTAGTGTTCCGACATTAAACGAACTTTTAGAAGAACTGAGTACTAGTACAAGTACTGATTCCAACGCCCATGCTTATGAATCGACTTCATTGAAACCGTACATTGACTTTTTTGGGAAATTTGTAAACAACCTCATGAAAgctgaacaacaacatgCTAAACGGGGACGTGAGAATGACCTTTCATTTTGA
- the DBF20 gene encoding serine/threonine-protein kinase DBF20 (Ser/Thr kinase involved in late nuclear division; one of the mitotic exit network (MEN) proteins; necessary for the execution of cytokinesis; also plays a role in regulating the stability of SWI5 and CLB2 mRNAs; DBF20 has a paralog, DBF2, that arose from the whole genome duplication; GO_component: GO:0005935 - cellular bud neck [Evidence IDA] [PMID 12937277]; GO_component: GO:0005737 - cytoplasm [Evidence IDA] [PMID 14562095]; GO_component: GO:0005816 - spindle pole body [Evidence IDA] [PMID 12937277]; GO_function: GO:0005524 - ATP binding [Evidence IEA,IEA]; GO_function: GO:0016301 - kinase activity [Evidence IEA]; GO_function: GO:0000166 - nucleotide binding [Evidence IEA]; GO_function: GO:0004672 - protein kinase activity [Evidence IEA]; GO_function: GO:0004674 - protein serine/threonine kinase activity [Evidence IEA,IEA]; GO_function: GO:0004674 - protein serine/threonine kinase activity [Evidence IDA] [PMID 8131744]; GO_function: GO:0016740 - transferase activity [Evidence IEA]; GO_function: GO:0016772 - transferase activity, transferring phosphorus-containing groups [Evidence IEA]; GO_process: GO:0000917 - barrier septum assembly [Evidence IMP] [PMID 17005296]; GO_process: GO:0010458 - exit from mitosis [Evidence IGI,ISS] [PMID 1916278]; GO_process: GO:0000281 - mitotic cytokinesis [Evidence IGI] [PMID 12937277]; GO_process: GO:0016310 - phosphorylation [Evidence IEA]; GO_process: GO:0006468 - protein phosphorylation [Evidence IEA]; GO_process: GO:0006468 - protein phosphorylation [Evidence IDA] [PMID 8131744]; GO_process: GO:0061013 - regulation of mRNA catabolic process [Evidence IMP] [PMID 22196726]) has translation MPLSPTRTAFHTDSSRESSPTRLAGFFNGITGGGSDKESLRAGRIPNSSDDALVQKISGLQLSNKENAPGSTGHFEPSQYRRTVLSAADLAKAHDPKVKRMVNVANMYFLDYYLDMITYSYKRKQRLEKAKANINTLDEEERQFAWKSYTGRERVLLRKRRVKLKYRDFQILTQVGQGGYGQVYLARKTDTKEVCALKVLNKKLLLKLDEIRHILTERDILRTASSPWLVQLLYSFQDDENVYLAMEFVPGGDYRTLLNNTGTLNPRHTRFYISEMFASLEALHQLGYIHRDLKPENFLIDASGHIKLTDFGLASGAVSSHKIDSLRRKLELAKDTPLKYRSVTERQEAYRSLRVRDVNIAKSVVGSPDYMALEVLRGTTYNHTIDYWSLGCMLFETLTGYPPFSGSSTEETYANLQQWKKCLVRPQYEDGKFVFSDRTWNLILSLINYPKDRLKNFKEISQHPYFSEVDWDNLRKSNPPFVPQLNSEADAGYFDDFSNEEDMAKYKEVLDKKTQVEGMADRGVPLSKQAFIGFTYKHSKTGSTAPNVLEDSTFGRRNVVHDSFSTIF, from the coding sequence ATGCCTTTATCCCCAACACGGACTGCATTTCACACTGATTCATCCCGTGAATCGTCCCCCACCAGGTTGGCTGGATTCTTCAATGGGATTACAGGCGGTGGTTCGGATAAAGAGAGCCTCAGGGCGGGTCGAATACCCAACTCTTCTGACGATGCTTTAGTTCAAAAGATCTCGGGACTACAGTTGAGCAACAAGGAAAATGCACCTGGTAGTACTGGTCATTTTGAACCTAGCCAATATCGACGAACTGTCCTCTCGGCCGCTGATTTAGCCAAGGCCCACGATCCAAAGGTTAAGCGGATGGTGAATGTTGCCAACATGTACTTCCTCGACTACTACCTCGATATGATTACATACTCGTACAAGCGAAAGCAAAGATTGGAGAAAGCGAAAGCCAACATTAATACACTCGATGAAGAGGAGCGCCAATTTGCTTGGAAGTCATATACAGGAAGAGAGCGGGTACTTCTGCGTAAGCGTCGTGTCAAGCTTAAGTATAGGGATTTCCAAATCTTGACTCAGGTTGGACAAGGTGGTTATGGCCAAGTGTATCTTGCAAGAAAGACTGATACAAAGGAAGTTTGTGCCTTGAAGGTTCTGAACAAAAAGTTACTACTTAAACTGGATGAAATTAGACATATTCTTACCGAGAGAGATATATTGCGAACTGCTAGCTCTCCTTGGCTGGTTCAACTACTTTACTCGTTCCAAGACGATGAAAATGTATATCTAGCTATGGAATTTGTCCCTGGAGGTGACTATCGTACTCTCTTGAACAATACTGGAACTCTAAACCCTCGCCACACACGATTTTACATTAGTGAAATGTTCGCTAGTCTTGAAGCCCTTCATCAATTGGGCTATATTCATAGAGACTTGAAACCTGAAAACTTTCTTATCGATGCTTCTGGACATATCAAACTTACCGATTTTGGACTTGCTTCTGGAGCAGTGTCATCGCACAAGATTGACAGTCTACGACGTAAGCTTGAGCTTGCTAAGGATACTCCCTTAAAGTATAGATCTGTGACTGAGAGACAAGAGGCATATCGTTCTCTTAGGGTGCGCGACGTTAACATTGCAAAATCAGTGGTTGGGTCGCCTGATTATATGGCTCTGGAAGTCCTTAGAGGAACTACTTACAATCATACCATTGATTATTGGTCTTTGGGTTGTATGTTGTTTGAAACACTGACAGGATACCCTCCCTTCAGTGGAAGCAGTACTGAAGAAACATATGCGAATTTGCAACAATGGAAAAAATGTTTGGTTCGACCCCAGTATGAGGACGGAAAGTTTGTATTCAGCGATCGTACTTGGAACCTGATTCTCTCGTTGATTAATTATCCTAAAGATAGACTAAAGAACTTCAAGGAGATTTCTCAACATCCTTATTTTAGTGAGGTCGACTGGGATAATTTGAGGAAATCTAATCCTCCATTTGTTCCACAATTGAACTCAGAGGCGGATGCCGGCTACTTTGATGACTTTTCGAACGAGGAAGATATGGCTAAATACAAAGAAGTATTGGACAAGAAGACTCAAGTAGAGGGCATGGCTGACCGTGGTGTTCCATTGTCGAAACAGGCGTTTATTGGATTCACTTATAAGCATTCCAAAACGGGCTCAACTGCTCCAAATGTGCTAGAAGATAGTACCTTTGGAAGACGAAACGTTGTGCATGACTCGTTTTCCACCATTTTCTGA